A portion of the Lolium rigidum isolate FL_2022 chromosome 1, APGP_CSIRO_Lrig_0.1, whole genome shotgun sequence genome contains these proteins:
- the LOC124682505 gene encoding uncharacterized protein LOC124682505, whose protein sequence is MPGAIAACFRCAPAAAPLASGSAAGPSLATSVYETHLGLVALSWSRTSFGLSLRAVLRLSSPPTPSSSGAVYFGGEDPDEDTLAFRVRPWLLWRRRGSRRFSDGDRRVDLAWDLTRARFPSSGSPEPSSGFFVAVVVDGEMVLAAGDLPDRAYRRTRARPPPGPRSALLSRREHVVMRDTGYGRGHRTSVNVRGKEREISVDLVSRCRGKDSVGRDNDRADVGMSVSLDGDRVLHVRRLRWKFRGTERVDLGDGDQVQVSWDLHKWLFPAREPPPADAAAHAHAHAVFVFRFEPGCGGEEPQAEEGRLHKNASRTSTSTWRDYFQRWGQRDWSGTLSKGERERKGRGRKLAMASSSSSVSVASSAASWASSSTVMDWASPEEAEMQRGDGFSLLIYAWKS, encoded by the coding sequence ATGCCCGGCGCGATCGCAGCGTGCTTCCGCTgcgcgccggcagcagcgccgctcgcgtccgggtcgGCGGCGGGGCCCAGCCTGGCCACCTCCGTCTACGAGACCCATCTCGGCCTCGTCGCGCTCTCCTGGTCGCGCACCTCGTTCGGCCTCTCGCTCCGCGCCGTCCTCCGCCTGTCGTCCCCGCCGACCCCATCGTCCTCCGGCGCCGTATACTTCGGGGGTGAGGACCCAGACGAAGACACGCTCGCCTTCCGCGTCCGCCCCTGGCTGCTCTGGCGGCGCCGCGGGTCCAGGCGGTTCAGCGACGGCGACCGCCGCGTCGACCTGGCGTGGGACCTCACGCGCGCTCGCTTCCCGAGCTCGGGGTCCCCGGAGCCATCCTCGGGGTTTTTCGTCGCCGTCGTAGTCGACGGCGAGATGGTCCTGGCCGCCGGGGACTTGCCCGACAGGGCTTACCGCAGGACCCGGGCCCGGCCCCCGCCTGGCCCGCGCTCTGCGCTGCTGTCCCGGCGTGAGCACGTGGTCATGCGGGACACCGGCTACGGCCGCGGCCACAGAACCTCCGTGAACGTCCGGGGCAAGGAGCGGGAGATCTCCGTGGATCTGGTGTCCCGCTGCCGCGGCAAGGACAGCGTCGGCAGGGACAACGATAGGGCGGACGTCGGCATGTCCGTCTCCCTCGACGGCGACCGCGTGCTCCACGTCCGACGACTTCGCTGGAAGTTCCGTGGCACGGAGCGAGTCGACCTGGGCGACGGCGACCAGGTCCAGGTCTCCTGGGACCTCCACAAGTGGCTCTTCCCCGCGCGTGAACCGCCCCCCGCGGACGCCGCCGCGCATGCGCACGCGCACGCGGTGTTCGTCTTCCGTTTCGAGcccggctgcggcggcgaggagcccCAAGCCGAGGAGGGCCGGCTCCACAAGAATGCGTCGAGGACAAGCACCAGCACTTGGAGAGACTACTTTCAGCGGTGGGGGCAAAGGGACTGGAGCGGCACCCTCagcaagggagagagggagaggaaggggAGAGGGCGGAAGCTGGccatggcgagctcctcgtcgtcgGTGTCCGTGGCGTCGTCAGCGGCGTCGTGGGCAAGCAGCTCGACGGTGATGGACTGGGCCAGCCCCGAGGAGGCCGAAATGCAGCGGGGAGACGGCTTCTCGCTGCTCATCTACGCATGGAAGAGCTAG
- the LOC124682506 gene encoding uncharacterized protein At2g39795, mitochondrial-like encodes MARRLLSLRPQLMALPHRLLQSRQYMSDMRRSAFLDRLLRSLRSEISSCRAEPAPPLPPSVAQFTVDDRPGEQWVRLRRAFSASKGGDQEEVKVDATLVDGAVAPTRSGAVAEDGGPSRMHISVHVEVSKPARPDLALSFECSAWPEEMDVERVFPVRRSGPTPEQRYMGCQFRELDEEMQSAMRDYLEQRGVNDELAAFLHAYMENKEQREIVRWLKNVECYLKK; translated from the exons ATGGCCCGGCGGCTGCTCAGCCTACGCCCCCAACTCATGGCTCTCCCTCACCGTCTCCTCCAGTCGCGACAGTATATGTCCGACATGCGCCGCTCCGCCTTCCTCGAccgcctcctccgctccctccgcTCCGAGATCTCCTCCTGCCGCGCCGAGCCTGCCCCGCCTCTACCGCCTTCCGTCGCGCAGTTCACCGTGGATGACCGCCCCGGAGAGCAGTGGGTCCGCCTGCGTCGTGCGTTCTCTGCCTCCAAGGGCGGGGATCAGGAGGAGGTCAAGGTGGATGCCACCTTGGTCGACGGCGCCGTGGCGCCAACCCGCTCGGGCGCGGTCGCCGAAGACGGTGGACCGTCCAGGATGCACATCAGCGTCCACGTCGAGGTCTCCAAGCCCGCGCGGCCTGACTTGGCGCTCAGCTTCGAGTGCTCAGCGTGGCCCGAGGAGATGGATGTGGAGAGGGTCTTCCCTGTCCGCCGCAGTGGACCGACGCCGGAGCAGCGATACATGGGCTGCCAGTTCAG GGAGTTAGATGAAGAGATGCAAAGTGCAATGCGAGATTACTTGGAGCAAAGAGGAGTGAATGATGAGCTTGCAGCATTCCTGCACGCGTACATGGAAAATAAGGAGCAGAGAGAAATTGTCCGCTGGCTGAAAAATGTTGAGTGCTATCTCAAGAAATAG